A section of the Pimelobacter simplex genome encodes:
- a CDS encoding ATP-dependent DNA helicase — translation MTIATPADLQRAMQAKFPPSDEQWAAISAPLRPAVVIAGAGSGKTTLMAARVVYLVLTGQVRPEEVLGLTFTTKAAAELRQRIRTALRDAGALDLTPAPGAGDDEADEVLEPTVATYNAYASGLLTDHGLRIGHEPDTRVITDAARYQLGARAVDRFTGEISLLTDHPETAIQNLLALDSAMSEHLVGPDDVLGHDAAARRGFERARDEELAGKARKTYVDAIDKAISAIDRRAELLQLVASYRGLKRDLGLMDFSDQIELGARLAAERPEVGEIERGRFKVVLLDEYQDTSVAQAIMLSRLFSAPEPGHGLGHAVTAVGDPNQAIYGWRGASVANILNFAETFPAADGTPTTYALTVNRRSDRRILDVASHLAEPLYDALETRGAGVARLRAPEGAVDGTVEAHTFETQRDELAWLAAAVRAAHGGDPGDWAGIGVLTRDNAHAELVFDALTAAGVPVEIVGLSGLLRLPEIAEIVAVLRLLHDVTDNAALLTLLAGPRWAIGPRDLRLLGQRAGELAGRRGRSADVVTVSEQLVAIADGIDPAEVPCLDDALADPGEGDFSTEARERFSLLRDELRLLRVAVGEPLLDLVRRIIDVTGVDVELASAVSPAAAARRDNLDLFVKAVADFQAVDGDVTLPALLAYLTAEDDQGNGLDIATPTEADSVKLLTVHRSKGLEWATVFCVGVCESRFPSAQGRTLWVSSPAVLPAALRGDAADLPQLEGYDKAALDDYRRRSKAHEADEELRLGYVAFTRAAHRLAVSSFQWGPRKTPYGPSAYQEAVREVLTSWDLAPEPWLTRPDKGAANPYDAEDPARPWPVDGTGDEARLRLAAAALVGATDPDGADPELDIVTAAQVADWDAEIEQLLTEARLASGAGAEVVVPMPGALSATALSRLRDDPQAFARELVRPMPRPPAPAARFGTRFHAWVEARFGQQGLFDPDELSGRADAGIDDEADLKELVAAFEDGPFGSRVPYAVEAPFSLVLQGAEGRRQVIRGRIDAVYAEPDGSFLVVDWKTSARQEADPLQLALYRLAWAELRGLPPERVRAGFYYVRRGELVVHDELAGREEVLALLE, via the coding sequence GACGATCGCCACGCCTGCCGACCTCCAGCGGGCGATGCAGGCGAAGTTCCCACCCAGCGACGAGCAGTGGGCGGCGATCAGCGCGCCGCTGCGCCCGGCGGTGGTCATCGCCGGCGCCGGGTCCGGCAAGACCACGCTGATGGCGGCCCGGGTGGTCTACCTGGTGCTGACCGGCCAGGTGCGGCCCGAGGAGGTCCTCGGCCTCACCTTCACCACCAAGGCCGCGGCCGAGCTGCGCCAGCGGATCCGCACCGCCCTGCGCGACGCCGGCGCCCTCGACCTCACCCCCGCGCCCGGAGCGGGCGACGACGAGGCCGACGAGGTCCTCGAGCCGACGGTGGCCACCTACAACGCCTACGCCTCCGGTCTGCTCACCGACCACGGTCTGCGGATCGGCCACGAGCCCGACACCCGGGTGATCACCGACGCCGCCCGCTACCAGCTCGGAGCCCGGGCGGTCGACCGGTTCACCGGCGAGATCTCGCTGCTGACCGATCACCCCGAGACCGCGATCCAGAACCTCCTCGCGCTCGACTCCGCGATGAGCGAGCACCTGGTCGGCCCCGACGACGTGCTCGGCCACGACGCGGCGGCCCGGCGCGGCTTCGAGCGTGCCCGCGACGAGGAGCTCGCCGGCAAGGCCCGCAAGACCTACGTCGACGCGATCGACAAGGCGATCTCCGCGATCGACCGCCGGGCCGAGCTGCTCCAGCTCGTGGCGTCCTACCGGGGGCTCAAGCGCGACCTGGGCCTGATGGACTTCTCCGACCAGATCGAGCTCGGCGCCCGGCTGGCGGCCGAGCGCCCCGAGGTCGGCGAGATCGAGCGCGGCCGGTTCAAGGTGGTGCTGCTCGACGAGTACCAGGACACCTCGGTCGCCCAGGCGATCATGCTGTCCCGGCTGTTCTCCGCGCCCGAGCCGGGCCACGGGCTGGGCCACGCGGTGACCGCGGTCGGCGACCCCAACCAGGCGATCTACGGCTGGCGCGGGGCGTCGGTGGCCAACATCCTCAACTTCGCCGAGACCTTCCCGGCGGCCGACGGCACACCGACGACCTACGCGCTGACCGTCAACCGGCGCTCCGACCGGCGGATCCTCGACGTGGCCAGCCACCTGGCCGAGCCGCTCTACGACGCGCTCGAGACCCGCGGCGCGGGCGTCGCCCGGCTGCGGGCGCCCGAGGGGGCGGTCGACGGCACCGTCGAAGCCCACACGTTCGAGACCCAGCGTGACGAGCTGGCCTGGCTGGCGGCCGCGGTCCGCGCGGCCCACGGCGGCGATCCCGGCGACTGGGCCGGCATCGGCGTGCTGACCCGCGACAACGCCCACGCCGAGCTGGTCTTCGACGCGCTGACCGCGGCCGGCGTACCGGTCGAGATCGTCGGTCTCTCCGGCCTGCTCCGGCTACCCGAGATCGCCGAGATCGTCGCGGTGCTGCGGCTGCTCCACGACGTCACCGACAACGCCGCCCTGCTGACCCTGCTCGCCGGACCGCGCTGGGCGATCGGCCCCCGCGACCTGCGCCTGCTCGGCCAGCGGGCCGGCGAGCTGGCCGGCCGACGCGGACGCTCGGCCGACGTCGTCACCGTCTCCGAGCAGCTCGTGGCGATCGCCGACGGCATCGACCCGGCCGAGGTGCCGTGCCTCGACGACGCCCTGGCCGACCCCGGCGAGGGCGACTTCTCCACCGAGGCGCGCGAGCGGTTCTCGCTGCTGCGCGACGAGCTGCGGCTCCTGCGCGTAGCCGTCGGCGAGCCGCTGCTCGACCTGGTCCGGCGGATCATCGACGTCACCGGCGTCGACGTCGAGCTCGCCTCGGCGGTGAGCCCGGCCGCTGCCGCCCGGCGCGACAACCTCGACCTGTTCGTCAAGGCGGTCGCCGACTTCCAGGCCGTCGACGGCGACGTGACGCTGCCCGCCCTCCTGGCCTACCTCACCGCCGAGGACGACCAGGGCAACGGCCTCGACATCGCCACCCCGACCGAGGCCGACTCGGTCAAGCTCCTCACCGTGCACCGCTCCAAGGGGCTCGAGTGGGCTACGGTCTTCTGCGTCGGCGTCTGCGAGTCGCGGTTCCCGTCGGCCCAGGGGCGCACGCTGTGGGTGTCCTCGCCCGCGGTGCTGCCCGCCGCGCTGCGCGGCGACGCGGCCGACCTGCCCCAGCTCGAGGGCTACGACAAGGCCGCGCTCGACGACTACCGGCGCCGGTCCAAGGCCCACGAGGCCGACGAGGAGCTGCGCCTGGGCTATGTCGCCTTCACCCGCGCCGCCCACCGGCTCGCCGTGAGCTCGTTCCAGTGGGGCCCGCGCAAGACGCCCTACGGTCCCTCCGCCTACCAGGAGGCCGTCCGCGAGGTGCTCACCTCCTGGGACCTCGCCCCCGAGCCGTGGCTGACCCGGCCCGACAAGGGCGCGGCCAACCCCTACGACGCCGAGGACCCGGCCCGGCCCTGGCCGGTCGACGGCACCGGCGACGAGGCCCGGCTGCGACTGGCCGCCGCGGCGCTGGTCGGCGCGACCGACCCCGACGGTGCCGATCCCGAGCTCGACATCGTCACCGCGGCCCAGGTCGCCGACTGGGACGCCGAGATCGAGCAGCTCCTCACCGAGGCGCGACTGGCCTCGGGCGCGGGGGCCGAGGTCGTCGTACCGATGCCGGGGGCGTTGTCGGCCACCGCCCTCAGCCGCCTGCGCGACGATCCCCAGGCGTTCGCCCGCGAGCTGGTCCGCCCGATGCCGCGACCCCCGGCCCCGGCCGCCCGGTTCGGTACCCGCTTCCACGCCTGGGTCGAGGCCCGCTTCGGCCAGCAGGGCCTGTTCGACCCCGACGAGCTCTCCGGCCGGGCCGACGCCGGGATCGACGACGAGGCCGACCTCAAGGAGCTCGTCGCCGCCTTCGAGGACGGTCCGTTCGGCAGCCGGGTGCCCTACGCCGTCGAGGCGCCCTTCTCCCTGGTCCTCCAGGGCGCCGAGGGACGCCGCCAGGTGATCCGCGGCCGGATCGACGCCGTCTACGCCGAGCCCGACGGCTCCTTCCTCGTCGTCGACTGGAAGACGAGCGCCCGCCAGGAGGCCGACCCCCTCCAGCTCGCGCTCTACCGGCTCGCCTGGGCCGAGCTCCGGGGGCTGCCGCCCGAGCGGGTCCGCGCCGGCTTCTACTACGTACGCCGCGGCGAGCTCGTCGTGCACGACGAGCTCGCGGGCCGCGAGGAGGTCCTGGCCCTCCTGGAGTGA
- a CDS encoding OsmC family protein → MDATTLRAAQAPLKERYRSDPGTARTATTATGDYRAPDVTATIDGFAGPVRAGLHPATGGDGTDACSADLLLQAVLACAGVTLRAVATAMSVDLRSATLRADAWWDARGTLGIDREAPVGVQDIVLTLSVDTDADDATLARLATATERYCVVGRTLAQPPQIRVVRA, encoded by the coding sequence ATGGACGCGACCACCCTCCGCGCCGCCCAGGCGCCGCTCAAGGAGCGCTACCGCAGTGATCCGGGCACTGCTCGGACCGCGACGACGGCCACCGGCGACTACCGCGCGCCGGACGTCACCGCGACCATCGACGGCTTCGCCGGACCCGTCCGCGCCGGCCTGCACCCCGCCACCGGCGGTGACGGTACGGACGCCTGCTCGGCCGACCTCCTGCTCCAGGCCGTGCTCGCCTGCGCCGGGGTCACCCTGCGCGCCGTCGCGACCGCGATGAGCGTGGACCTCCGCTCCGCCACGCTCCGCGCCGACGCCTGGTGGGACGCCCGCGGCACCCTCGGCATCGACCGGGAGGCACCGGTCGGCGTCCAGGACATCGTGCTCACCCTGAGCGTCGACACCGACGCCGACGACGCCACGCTCGCCCGGCTGGCGACCGCCACCGAGCGCTACTGCGTCGTGGGCCGCACACTCGCCCAGCCGCCGCAGATCCGGGTGGTCCGGGCCTGA
- a CDS encoding mycoredoxin → MTFTMYTTPWCGYCVRLKGQLDREGITYDIVDIEQQPEAAAIVEKANNGNQTVPTLVYSDGSAQTNPSVIQVKAKLTELAELSA, encoded by the coding sequence ATGACGTTCACGATGTACACCACCCCGTGGTGCGGCTACTGCGTGCGGCTCAAGGGCCAGCTCGACCGCGAGGGGATCACGTACGACATCGTCGACATCGAGCAGCAGCCCGAGGCCGCGGCCATCGTCGAGAAGGCCAACAACGGCAACCAGACGGTGCCGACGCTGGTGTACTCCGACGGCAGCGCGCAGACCAACCCGAGCGTCATCCAGGTCAAGGCCAAGCTGACCGAGCTCGCCGAGCTCAGCGCCTGA
- the nudC gene encoding NAD(+) diphosphatase — translation MTFPHVTLVQDPHDRLGLLRTDDAWLAERWADPASRVLVIAGTRVRPGPDGLVWVPAAEAPEGVRLLLGERDGATWWGVIVPGEVAKEEPERWLPLRGLLPFLAGEAVRQAPLVFHALGLAEWHWVHRFCPRCGGTLVPRAAGHELVCADCAKPQFPRSDPAVIMLIAAGEPGSPDERCLLGRHPAWPAGRYSTLAGFCEPGESLEDAVRREVHEETGVHVGDVTYFGNQPWPLPSSLMLGFHGRATSESIVLDDADVEDAQWLTREDMRRRAEDGSLVLPGGVSISRSLVEDWYGGALPGSW, via the coding sequence GTGACGTTCCCGCACGTGACCCTGGTCCAGGACCCGCACGACCGGCTCGGGCTGCTGCGCACCGACGACGCGTGGCTCGCGGAGCGGTGGGCCGATCCGGCCAGCCGGGTGCTGGTGATCGCCGGGACGCGCGTCCGGCCGGGACCGGACGGACTCGTGTGGGTACCGGCGGCCGAGGCACCCGAGGGCGTACGCCTGCTGCTGGGCGAGCGCGACGGCGCGACCTGGTGGGGCGTGATCGTCCCGGGCGAGGTCGCGAAGGAAGAGCCGGAGCGCTGGCTGCCCCTGCGCGGTCTGCTGCCGTTCCTCGCCGGCGAAGCGGTCCGCCAGGCCCCGCTGGTGTTCCACGCGCTCGGCCTGGCCGAGTGGCACTGGGTCCACCGCTTCTGCCCGCGCTGCGGCGGCACCCTGGTCCCGCGCGCGGCCGGCCACGAGCTGGTGTGCGCCGACTGCGCCAAGCCCCAGTTCCCCCGCTCGGACCCGGCCGTGATCATGCTCATCGCCGCCGGCGAACCGGGCAGCCCCGACGAGCGCTGCCTCCTCGGCCGGCACCCGGCCTGGCCGGCCGGCCGCTACTCCACGCTCGCCGGCTTCTGCGAGCCGGGGGAGAGCCTCGAGGACGCCGTGCGCCGCGAGGTGCACGAGGAGACCGGCGTCCACGTCGGCGACGTGACCTACTTCGGCAACCAGCCCTGGCCGCTGCCCTCGAGCCTCATGCTCGGGTTCCACGGCCGGGCGACCAGCGAGAGCATCGTCCTCGACGACGCCGACGTCGAGGACGCCCAGTGGCTCACCCGCGAGGACATGCGCCGGCGCGCCGAGGACGGCTCGCTCGTCCTCCCCGGCGGCGTCTCGATCAGCCGCTCGCTCGTCGAGGACTGGTACGGCGGCGCTCTGCCCGGCAGCTGGTAG